Proteins from a genomic interval of Triplophysa dalaica isolate WHDGS20190420 chromosome 13, ASM1584641v1, whole genome shotgun sequence:
- the swt1 gene encoding transcriptional protein SWT1, whose protein sequence is MSSKKSKKKKNKKEERVSSSYLYEDEKKERDSKKHSSLNSHAHHRHHHRHESVDKEKSKGRRGTYSSTQSISPNKERLTKTYVVPKMSKEDILKSKATEMSRTVKSHITEDIEKQTARRKHENTSPTISGKSFSRHTATNQPSSKELETQRQKLVSRRSAPEKPKPAQDDSPSKEQEKRRKLLKRSLSPEHQTDAKRRDEKNVTSNSSAHRESQSEDLKEMRKKLVSRRSKEFDQAVCVTTSHDKTVKSLPVVKYVDSAAEPKLPEDFSHKQQDERQFPALMPKISFKIPKKASTVKTQTKTDIWNVRSASSGSRTRCNSQAKTVVAGSPSTNTFLISKRQEQTPQKVLASTSNPLLGNRLSHPLHLNSAGAVQRVQTDKSKEVTKPSITSCKFQEICNAYKDTRTERSSVQGQTQEYHSKTPQEPAETFDCDHEMQLVEELHLARSERRLDLNLVENCGELTCMDIDPPEEGSSVPFNEEQHQQSLLIVLDTNVLLSHLEFVKKIRTHGLAALGFPTLLIPWVVLQELDYLKSGKLSSNVEGKARPAVHYIYSCLKNQEPRLLGQSMQQASQAVCGSGVVNNDDRVLACCLQYQALYPEGAVVLCTDDKNLCSKALLSGVKAVSKADLVKEVEENRLSILNYPRATPATSTAVGPVEKDKIVLAHKPPAKEKSQERTRNDPAEEPQLSDCVSILESCLQGALSEVLEEEMKAAFGELWTEIVYVKPPWNLDGVLKCFKKHWIAVFGIIIKRSLLSCVEMLSDCLCSNRSIERGSFLSAVRGATELLSALTCRSPYSLRVDQALSTLHMLQQRLQSPKASLKGDNDNEDNEDSLMAEVEDEAPPPHACHGEVWALFESIWNNVCQISSALFSVLHYSPGATEPSPQAATPPPQEALSCLHRLSSALKQLLGALHRVLSVDGSVQDAQLLLSFIQTSEIAAMEPRFTARDLFDFISQQEYREKLRVGGAQLSELSANLDHCAASLSSWT, encoded by the exons ATGTCTAGCAAGAaatcaaagaagaaaaaaaacaaaaaggaggAACGAGTCTCATCGAGTTATTTATATGAAGACGAGAAAAAG GAAAGAGACAGTAAGAAACACAGCAGCTTAAACAGCCACGCacatcatcgtcatcatcatcgACATGAAAG CGTTGACAAAGAAAAATCTAAAGGGAGGAGGGGCACTTACTCATCAACACAAAGCATCAGTCCCAATAAAGAGAGATTGACAAAAACATATGTGGTTCCAAAAATGAGCaaggaagacattttgaaaagcaAAGCAACTGAGATGTCCAGGACTGTCAAATCGCACATCACAGAGGACATAGAAAAACAGACTGCCAGACGGAAACATGAAAATACAAGTCCCACTATCTCAGGTAAAAGCTTCAGTAGACACACTGCAACAAATCAGCCTTCTTCCAAGGAGCTGGAGACTCAGAGACAGAAGCTGGTATCGAGGAGATCAGCACCAGAGAAGCCCAAACCTGCACAGGATGATTCTCCCTCAAAGGAACAAGAGAAACGGAGGAAGCTTTTGAAGAGGTCATTATCACCAGAACATCAGACCGATGCCAAGCGAAGAGACGAAAAAAACGTCACCAGCAATAGCTCGGCACATCGGGAATCTCAATCTGAGGATTTAAAGGAAATGAGGAAGAAGTTGGTGAGCAGGAGGTCCAAAGAATTTGATCAGGCTGTCTGTGTTACTACTTCTCATGATAAAACAGTGAAGTCTTTGCCGGTAGTGAAGTATGTAGACTCTGCAGCTGAACCAAAGTTACCAGAGGATTTTTCACACAAGCAGCAAGATGAAAGACAATTCCCTGCTCTCATGCCAAAAATCAGTTTCAAGATTCCAAAGAAGGCCAGTACTGTTAAAACTCAGACAAAAACGGATATTTGGAATGTCCGTTCGGCTTCTTCTGGTAGCAGGACTCGATGTAACAGTCAGGCTAAAACAGTGGTGGCAGGATCTCCATCTACAAACACATTTCTTATCTCTAAGAGGCAAGAACAGACACCACAGAAGGTTTTGGCCTCGACCTCCAACCCACTCCTTGGAAATCGCTTGTCACATCCTCTACATTTAAATTCAGCAGGTGCGGTTCAGCGAGTGCAGACGGATAAATCAAAAGAAGTCACAAAACCAAGCATCACTTCCTGCAAG TTCCAGGAAATATGCAATGCTTACAAAGACACAAGAACAGAGCGATCTTCAGTCCAAGGACAGACACAAGAATATCATTCG AAAACTCCTCAGGAACCTGCAGAGACCTTTGACTGTGACCATGAG ATGCAACTGGTGGAAGAGTTGCATTTGGCACGCTCTGAGAGGCGACTGGATCTGAATTTAGTGGAGAACTGCGGAGAGCTCACCTGCATGGACATTGATCCACCAGAAGAGGGATCCAGCGTGCCCTTCA ATGAAGAGCAACATCAACAGAGCCTCCTTATCGTCCTTGATACAAATGTGCTGCTCAGCCATCTGGAGTTTGTGAAGAAGATCAGGACACATGGCCTTGCTG CGCTTGGGTTCCCCACTTTGCTCATCCCGTGGGTGGTCCTGCAGGAGCTTGACTATCTGAAGAGTGGCAAACTCTCTAGCAATGTGGAGGGCAAAGCCAGGCCAGCAGTCCACTACATCTACAGCTGCCTGAAAAACCAGGAGCCCAGACTTTTGGGCCAGTCAATGCAGCAGGCCTCCCAGGCCGTCT GTGGGTCTGGTGTTGTAAATAACGACGACAGAGTTCTGGCGTGCTGTCTGCAGTACCAGGCTCTGTACCCAGAGGGCGCTGTAGTTCTTTGCAC TGACGATAAGAACTTGTGCAGCAAGGCTTTGCTTAGTGGGGTAAAAGCTGTGAGCAAAGCAGACCTAGTAAAAGAGGTAGAAGAAAACAGACTTTCGATCCTAAACTACCCTCGTGCTACACCCGCTACATCGACCGCTGTTGGACCCGTAGAGAAAG ACAAGATCGTCTTAGCACATAAACCTCCTGCAAAGGAGAAATCACAGGAGAGGACACGCAACGATCCAGCTGAGGAACCACAGCTGAGCGACTGTGTGTCAATCCTAGAGTCCTGCCTCCAGGGGGCGCTCTCTGAGGTGCTGGAGGAAGAGATGAAGGCCGCGTTTGGAGAGTTATGGACCGAG atAGTGTACGTCAAGCCTCCGTGGAATCTGGACGGTGTACTGAAGTGTTTTAAGAAGCACTGGATCGCTGTGTTTGGAATCATTATTAAGAGGAGCCTACTCAGCTGTGTGGAGATGCTGAGCGACTGTCTCTGTTCAA ATCGGTCCATCGAGCGTGGATCTTTTCTCAGTGCTGTGAGAGGGGCTACAGAGCTCTTGTCCGCGCTGACTTGTAGATCTCCATACAGCTTGCGTGTGGATCAGGCTCTCTCCACTTTACATATGCTGCAGCAAAGACTACAG tctCCCAAAGCTTCTCTAAAGGGTGATAATGACAATGAAGACAACGAGGACTCGCTGATGGCAGAGGTCGAGGATGAAGCCCCGCCCCCTCACGCATGCCATGGGGAAGTTTGGGCGTTGTTTGAGAGCATCTGGAACAATGTGTGTCAGATTAG TTCGGCTCTGTTCTCAGTGTTACACTACAGTCCGGGAGCAACTGAGCCCAGTCCGCAAGCCGCCACTCCCCCACCTCAGGAAGCCCTCTCTTGCCTCCACAGGCTCTCCTCTGCCCTTAAACAACTCCTAGGGGCTCTTCAtag
- the trmt1l gene encoding TRMT1-like protein isoform X1: MAELKEEGPGQLHQEDANIKDTGTDESEQASTPDTSTKPVEAAANNGQTSFTVTSERHVSIQTTLEGLEELVDLNGAGRKSCPLCPEEKFKACYSHKLRRHLQNLHWKVYVEFEGQRMCICHLPCRQHKSGLSADQTQGRLVAHYHCVVCSVTIARKTDMISHLKRHINKGETEASYSGNSDVPFEEAVPGGQAYEIMKELGTNVQLMPNHTTPQKTDTYFSRKMKTNRQLVFCSLAVLAEQRNPLECLDAFGATGIMGLQWAKHLRNSVKVTINDINEACVKMIKENCHLNHVRVEGSRTACQLDGAGDVESPIASVEVVKMDANVIMHLRPFDYIHLDPFGTSVNYLDAAFRNVRNLGIVSVTSTDTGSLYSKSLNVTLRHYGCQIVRTEYYKELAARMVLAAVARAAARCNKGIEVLLAVALEHFVLVVVRVLRGPTQADESAKKLRQLLHCQWCEERVFLKPGSMVEENLYRQLPCQCHGSMPGKTAVELGPLWAGPLFNSGFLRQMLVAAVQHNMEDIQPLVKSLFCEADCTTLKPSPVPGYSTLSSQVECGVVIKTLQRVEEADTSDQSGKRKTAGEDSGNVLKKLKPDTSLEHPAFYYSIHRHSIRGMNMPKLNKFLQYLTEAGFRVSRTHFDPTGVRTDATLVQFKEVLTKYSVPTYSSTPESSAVSSDVTRRQTV; encoded by the exons ATGGCGGAGCTCAAAGAAGAGGGCCCTGGGCAGCTTCACCAGGAGGACGCCAATATAAAGG ACACTGGTACTGATGAGAGTGAGCAGGCGTCCACTCCTGATACCTCCACTAAACCAGTGGAAGCAGCGGCCAACAATGGACAAACATCATTCACTGTAACATCAG aaaGACACGTGTCCATCCAAACCACTCTGGAGGGCCTCGAAGAGCTTGTGGATTTAAATGGAG CCGGAAGGAAGTCTTGTCCACTGTGTCCTGAAGAAAAGTTTAAGGCCTGTTATAGTCATAAACTTCGACGACACCTGCAAAACCTGCACTGGAAAGTTTACGTGGAATTTGAGG GCCAAAGAATGTGCATCTGTCATCTGCCATGCAGACAGCATAAGTCTGGTCTCAGTGCTGACCAG ACTCAAGGCAGACTGGTGGCTCACTACCACTGTGTGGTTTGTTCTGTCACGATTGCTCGTAAGACAGACATGATCAGTCATCTCAAGCGTCATATCAACAAGGGCGAGACGGAGGCAAGTTATTCAGGCAACTCCGATGTTCCCTTTGAAGAAGCCG TCCCAGGCGGACAGGCTTATGAGATTATGAAAGAATTGGGCACTAATGTCCAGCTCATGCCCAACCACACCACACCTCAGAAAACAGACACATACTTCAGCCGCAAGATGAAAACCAACAG GCAGCTGGTGTTCTGCTCTCTCGCTGTTTTAGCTGAACAAAGGAATCCGCTCGAATGTCTTGATGCCTTTGGAGCCACTG GTATCATGGGCCTGCAGTGGGCGAAGCATCTTCGTAACTCTGTTAAAGTTACTATAAATGACATAAACGAAGCGTGCGTGAAGATGATTAAGGAGAACTGTCACCTGAACCACGTCAGAGTAGAGGGCAGTCGCACGGCCTGTCAGCTAGACGGAGCAGGTGATGTGGAGTCACCCATTGCCTCTGTGGAGGTGGTGAAGATGGACGCCAATGTCATTATGCATCTGAGACCATTTGACTACAT ACACCTTGACCCATTTGGAACATCTGTAAACTATCTGGACGCTGCTTTTCGGAACGTTCGTAACCTGGGAATAGTCTCTGTGACGTCTACTGACACTGGATCGCTTTACTCCAAATCTCTGAATGTTACGCTCCGACATTACGGCTGCCAGATCGTCAGGACCGAGTATTACAAGGAACTCGCAGCACGTATGGTGTTGGCTGCGGTAGCCAG GGCAGCTGCTCGCTGCAACAAAGGAATTGAAGTGCTGTTGGCTGTGGCGCTCGAGCACTTTGTCCTAGTGGTGGTGCGAGTGCTCAGAGGGCCCACCCAGGCGGACGAATCCGCAAAGAAACTGCGTCAGCTTTTGCACTGCCAGTGGTGTGAAGAAAGGGTGTTCCTCAAACCAGGAAGCATGGTTGAAG AAAACCTGTACAGACAGCTGCCCTGCCAGTGTCATGGGAGCATGCCAGGGAAAACTGCAGTAGAGCTCGGGCCGCTCTG GGCTGGTCCTCTGTTTAACAGTGGTTTTCTGAGGCAGATGTTAGTGGCAGCAGTGCAGCACAATATGGAGGACATCCAGCCTCTGGTGAAGTCTCTCTTCTGTGAGGCCGACTGCACCACTCTCAAGCCTTCACCTGTCCCGGGATATTCTACCCTCTCTAGCCAAG TGGAATGTGGTGTTGTCATAAAAACCTTACAGAGGGTTGAAGAGGCTGATACGTCTGATCAGTCAG GCAAAAGAAAAACTGCAGGGGAGGATTCTGGGAATGTACTGAAGAAATTAAAACCCGACACATCTTTGGAACATCCAGCGTTCTACTACAGCATCCATCGGCACAGCATCCGTGGCATGAACATGCCCAA GCTGAATAAGTTCCTGCAGTATCTCACCGAGGCCGGATTCAGAGTCAGCCGCACACACTTTGACCCGACGGGTGTGCGAACCGACGCAACTCTGGTACAGTTTAAGGAAGTGCTCACGAAATACAGCGTGCCTACTTACTCGTCTACCCCTGAAAGCAGTGCTGTAAGCTCAGATGTTACACGACGTCAGACTGTCTGA
- the trmt1l gene encoding TRMT1-like protein isoform X2 — MEPEGSLVHCVLKKSLRPVIVINFDDTCKTCTGKFTWNLRAKECASVICHADSISLVSVLTRIYSYLVIHKYLHLQTQGRLVAHYHCVVCSVTIARKTDMISHLKRHINKGETEASYSGNSDVPFEEAVPGGQAYEIMKELGTNVQLMPNHTTPQKTDTYFSRKMKTNRQLVFCSLAVLAEQRNPLECLDAFGATGIMGLQWAKHLRNSVKVTINDINEACVKMIKENCHLNHVRVEGSRTACQLDGAGDVESPIASVEVVKMDANVIMHLRPFDYIHLDPFGTSVNYLDAAFRNVRNLGIVSVTSTDTGSLYSKSLNVTLRHYGCQIVRTEYYKELAARMVLAAVARAAARCNKGIEVLLAVALEHFVLVVVRVLRGPTQADESAKKLRQLLHCQWCEERVFLKPGSMVEENLYRQLPCQCHGSMPGKTAVELGPLWAGPLFNSGFLRQMLVAAVQHNMEDIQPLVKSLFCEADCTTLKPSPVPGYSTLSSQVECGVVIKTLQRVEEADTSDQSGKRKTAGEDSGNVLKKLKPDTSLEHPAFYYSIHRHSIRGMNMPKLNKFLQYLTEAGFRVSRTHFDPTGVRTDATLVQFKEVLTKYSVPTYSSTPESSAVSSDVTRRQTV, encoded by the exons ATGGAG CCGGAAGGAAGTCTTGTCCACTGTGTCCTGAAGAAAAGTTTAAGGCCTGTTATAGTCATAAACTTCGACGACACCTGCAAAACCTGCACTGGAAAGTTTACGTGGAATTTGAGG GCCAAAGAATGTGCATCTGTCATCTGCCATGCAGACAGCATAAGTCTGGTCTCAGTGCTGACCAG GATCTACAGTTATTTAGTTATTCATAAGTATTTACATCTCCAGACTCAAGGCAGACTGGTGGCTCACTACCACTGTGTGGTTTGTTCTGTCACGATTGCTCGTAAGACAGACATGATCAGTCATCTCAAGCGTCATATCAACAAGGGCGAGACGGAGGCAAGTTATTCAGGCAACTCCGATGTTCCCTTTGAAGAAGCCG TCCCAGGCGGACAGGCTTATGAGATTATGAAAGAATTGGGCACTAATGTCCAGCTCATGCCCAACCACACCACACCTCAGAAAACAGACACATACTTCAGCCGCAAGATGAAAACCAACAG GCAGCTGGTGTTCTGCTCTCTCGCTGTTTTAGCTGAACAAAGGAATCCGCTCGAATGTCTTGATGCCTTTGGAGCCACTG GTATCATGGGCCTGCAGTGGGCGAAGCATCTTCGTAACTCTGTTAAAGTTACTATAAATGACATAAACGAAGCGTGCGTGAAGATGATTAAGGAGAACTGTCACCTGAACCACGTCAGAGTAGAGGGCAGTCGCACGGCCTGTCAGCTAGACGGAGCAGGTGATGTGGAGTCACCCATTGCCTCTGTGGAGGTGGTGAAGATGGACGCCAATGTCATTATGCATCTGAGACCATTTGACTACAT ACACCTTGACCCATTTGGAACATCTGTAAACTATCTGGACGCTGCTTTTCGGAACGTTCGTAACCTGGGAATAGTCTCTGTGACGTCTACTGACACTGGATCGCTTTACTCCAAATCTCTGAATGTTACGCTCCGACATTACGGCTGCCAGATCGTCAGGACCGAGTATTACAAGGAACTCGCAGCACGTATGGTGTTGGCTGCGGTAGCCAG GGCAGCTGCTCGCTGCAACAAAGGAATTGAAGTGCTGTTGGCTGTGGCGCTCGAGCACTTTGTCCTAGTGGTGGTGCGAGTGCTCAGAGGGCCCACCCAGGCGGACGAATCCGCAAAGAAACTGCGTCAGCTTTTGCACTGCCAGTGGTGTGAAGAAAGGGTGTTCCTCAAACCAGGAAGCATGGTTGAAG AAAACCTGTACAGACAGCTGCCCTGCCAGTGTCATGGGAGCATGCCAGGGAAAACTGCAGTAGAGCTCGGGCCGCTCTG GGCTGGTCCTCTGTTTAACAGTGGTTTTCTGAGGCAGATGTTAGTGGCAGCAGTGCAGCACAATATGGAGGACATCCAGCCTCTGGTGAAGTCTCTCTTCTGTGAGGCCGACTGCACCACTCTCAAGCCTTCACCTGTCCCGGGATATTCTACCCTCTCTAGCCAAG TGGAATGTGGTGTTGTCATAAAAACCTTACAGAGGGTTGAAGAGGCTGATACGTCTGATCAGTCAG GCAAAAGAAAAACTGCAGGGGAGGATTCTGGGAATGTACTGAAGAAATTAAAACCCGACACATCTTTGGAACATCCAGCGTTCTACTACAGCATCCATCGGCACAGCATCCGTGGCATGAACATGCCCAA GCTGAATAAGTTCCTGCAGTATCTCACCGAGGCCGGATTCAGAGTCAGCCGCACACACTTTGACCCGACGGGTGTGCGAACCGACGCAACTCTGGTACAGTTTAAGGAAGTGCTCACGAAATACAGCGTGCCTACTTACTCGTCTACCCCTGAAAGCAGTGCTGTAAGCTCAGATGTTACACGACGTCAGACTGTCTGA